ACATCCTCGCCCGCGTGGTCCTGGCGGTGCAGGACTCCATCGGCGAACTGTCGCCGTTCATGTCGCTGCTGGACAAGGTCGGCGGCCGCACCGACGAGCGGATCCTCGACTTCAGCGTCCGCCAGTCCCGCGAGGAGGCCTGGTACAACGCCGTCCTGCTGGCCGGCCAGAACGACCAGGAGCGCGAGGCCACCCTCGAACGGCTCGACGTCCGAGCCACCGTCCTCGCCCGGTTGACGGCCCGCCCGAGCGGTCTCGTCCGACCGGCCCTGGAACTGATCCGGCGAACCGAGAGCGATGACGTGCCGGCCGTCATCACCCACCTGGACCACGCCATGGACCGGGCCTCCGCGTGACCGCGTGGGCGCTGGGAACCGACGGACCGGTGAAGTGAGAAGTGAAGTGTCCCGTGCGAGCGCGATGAGTTCGGGCCGGGCCGGGAGTCTGTTCAGGTGACCGTCGTACGAAGCGCGCCCTGCCCGAGACCCCCGGAGGACACATGACCACCACCCCGGACGACCAGACCCCGACCCCGCCCCCGACCCCCGCGCTGCCCGGCCGCCCGCCCGTGGTCGACCTGGCCACCTGGCAGCGTGCCCGGGATGAACTGCTGGTCCGCGAGAAGGCCCATACGCGGGAGGGCGACGCCATCGCCGCGGCACGCCGGCGGCTGCCGATGGTGGAGTTCGACGGCACGATCGAGGTCGTGGGACCCGACGGCCCCGTCCCGTTCCTCGACCTGTTCCAGGGGCGCGACGAACTCGTGGTCTACAAGCACATGTGGTACGACGGCGCGCCGCACCAGGGCCAGTGCGAGGGCTGCACCACCACGGCCTGGCACCTCAAGGACGCCGTCTACCTCAACGCCCGAGGCGTCTCCTTCGCCGTCCTGACCTCGGGACAGGCGGACGAGGTGGCTGCCTATGTCGCGTTCATGGGCTACACCCAGCCCTGGTACTCGGTGCGTGACGCGGCCCCGCCGGTCGGCGGCGACATGGGGCACCTCACCGCCTTCCTCCGCGACGGCGACCGCGCGTTCCTCACCTACTCCACGACCGGCCGGGGCAACGAGCGGGTCAACGGGTCCATGGGCCTGCTCGACATGACGCCCTACGGACGCGGCGAGGTGTGGGAGGACAAGCCGGAGGACTGGCCCGAGGGGCTCGCCGCGTGCTGGTCCTGGCGCTCGGACGCGGACGGAAAGCCGACGTGGGGCCCCACCAGCCGCCCCGTACCCCAGTGGACCCGCCCCGACGCCACCCCGGTGGACACCCTCGGCCGCCGGGGCCACCACCACTGACCCCGGATCCGCTGCCGCCGAGAAGGGAAGCCGTGCGCCTCACATCCCGGGTTTGACCCTCGACCTTGTGCAGGGCCCAGAGTTCCGGGTGTGGAGAACGACATGCGCAGCATTGGTGAGACGGCCCGGGACAGCGGGCTGGGTGTGAGCGCCCTGCGGTTCTACGACCGTGCCGGTGTGCTGGTGCCGGCCTGGGTGGATCCGGTCAGCGGATACCGCTGGTACGAGC
Above is a window of Streptomyces griseorubiginosus DNA encoding:
- a CDS encoding DUF899 family protein, which encodes MTTTPDDQTPTPPPTPALPGRPPVVDLATWQRARDELLVREKAHTREGDAIAAARRRLPMVEFDGTIEVVGPDGPVPFLDLFQGRDELVVYKHMWYDGAPHQGQCEGCTTTAWHLKDAVYLNARGVSFAVLTSGQADEVAAYVAFMGYTQPWYSVRDAAPPVGGDMGHLTAFLRDGDRAFLTYSTTGRGNERVNGSMGLLDMTPYGRGEVWEDKPEDWPEGLAACWSWRSDADGKPTWGPTSRPVPQWTRPDATPVDTLGRRGHHH